The genomic stretch GTATTACTAGATTTTATAAACGTCATTAAAATTACAAGTAGGTAGTTGATTAACGTGGAGTATTTGCAGAGCCTTTGACAATTTGGATTAAAAAAGATTGATCACTACCACCTGTTGGTGTTGTTTGAGTGATAAAATCGAATACTTGACCATCTTGTAGACCATAATTAGCTACCTTTGCGACCTGACCATTTTTATTGAAATAAATAGCCAAGACTTTACGGTCAATAATTTTGGTTTTCATAAATCGCATTTTACGATACCGAGTTTGTGAAATATAGTAGAAAACCTCGTTATCATATT from Bartonella sp. WD16.2 encodes the following:
- a CDS encoding outer membrane protein assembly factor BamE, giving the protein MPHLVNLIKHKLLISLFIVSMAAFTGCSSIHSLTSSQTYKEGYVLDQNALDSVSIGSSQEQVLLALGTPSLKTKYDNEVFYYISQTRYRKMRFMKTKIIDRKVLAIYFNKNGQVAKVANYGLQDGQVFDFITQTTPTGGSDQSFLIQIVKGSANTPR